In the genome of Vanacampus margaritifer isolate UIUO_Vmar chromosome 1, RoL_Vmar_1.0, whole genome shotgun sequence, one region contains:
- the LOC144056585 gene encoding synaptophysin-like, protein MDVVNQLVAQGQFTIIKQPLGFIKLLQWIFAIFAFSTCGSYSGMFKMSVECTNRSESDLGIEVEFEYPFRLHQVYFDAPTCKGGNPERLFLVGDYSSSAEFFVTIGVFSFLYSMAALSVYCFILEKYRENNKGPQIDFVVTAVFAFMWLVSSCAWAKGLSDVKTATDPERVVTLITACDERENRCREVYDPKVSGLNTSVAFGFINLILWIGNLWFVFKETGWMAAFSGTYMPSQEKQPAPDSFAQGGGYGQQDPYAGSQGGYQPEYGQQGGYNEDGGYSQGYEQQPTSYSNQM, encoded by the exons ATGGATGTCGTTAACCAG TTGGTGGCCCAAGGACAGTTCACAATCATCAAGCAGCCGTTAGGATTTATCAAACTCCTCCAATGG ATCTTTGCCATCTTCGCCTTTTCGACATGCGGCAGCTACTCCGGCATGTTCAAGATGAGCGTGGAGTGTACAAACCGCTCGGAGAGCGACCTTGGCATCGAAGTGGAATTTGAATATCCATTCAG GCTCCATCAGGTTTACTTTGATGCCCCCACCTGCAAGGGAGGGAACCCCGAGCGGCTATTCCTGGTCGGCGACTACTCTTCCTCAGCGGAGTTCTTCGTCACCATCGGTGTATTCTCCTTCCTCTACTCCATGGCGGCGCTCTCAGTCTACTGTTTCATCCTGGAGAAGTACCGTGAAAACAACAAAGGCCCCCAGATT GACTTTGTAGTGACGGCGGTGTTCGCCTTCATGTGGCTGGTGTCGTCTTGCGCGTGGGCCAAAGGTCTGTCGGATGTGAAGACGGCCACCGATCCCGAGAGGGTCGTCACCCTCATCACTGCCTGCGACGAACGAGAGAATCGCTGCCGCGAGGTCTACGACCCCAAAGTCTCTGGACTAAACACCTCCGTG GCTTTCGGCTTCATCAACTTAATCCTGTGGATAGGCAACCTGTGGTTCGTCTTCAAGGAGACCGGCTGGATGGCGGCCTTCTCCGGAACGTACATGCCGTCGCAGGAAAAGCAGCCCGCCCCCGATTCCTTTGCCCAGGGCGGTGGCTACGGTCAGCAGGACCCGTACGCCGGCTCCCAGGGAGGCTACCAGCCCGAGTACGGCCAGCAGGGGGGCTACAACGAGGACGGGGGCTACAGCCAGGGCTACGAACAGCAGCCCACCTCCTACTCCAATCAAATGTGA